TTTTTCTTCACCGTATTTTTGGGCAATGTATTTAGTAAGGGCAAATCCTGAGTTGTAAACAGATTCATTTCCAAGACTGGTTTTTTCAAATACCCCCATCTGGTTCCATGTGAGCATGGTGCTGTCAAGGACATAGGATCTTAGGATCATGTCGCGGTGAGCATCCCAATAATCATAATCAAATTCTTTTCTCATATACTGGGCTGTTCCCTCTGCGAACCATGCAGGCATGTTGAGCATTGCCAAAGGGTATGATACTATAACATTAGGGAATCCGTACAAGATATCGGGTCTTCTCTTATCTTCATAGTTTAATACCTGAAGATAAACAGCAGGAACCGAACGGGTGGTTTTAAGAGAAGCCTGAATCTGCACCATATGAGTGAACTCGTGGGAGATAACATTTCTCAACCAGTTGTGAGAGCCTCTAAGATCAAAATCAAGAGCACTAGTCCATATCTCAATTTTATTGTCAAAGAAATAGGTCGCCCCGTTGGAGTAATCATCAATGTCTTTTATTACATAGTGGACTTTATCGGGATAATATTCATAAAGTGAACAAACGGGGTCCCAAACTTCTTCAGCTATTTTAAGTACAACTCTCGCAGTCCTCTCGGCACCTTCGTGGAAATGAACTTCCACATTCTTCCCCTTGATAGTGTACCATTCAAATTCTGAATTGTATTTATCGAATTGTGCAAAAGAATTTCCAGTAAGCAAAAAAACTGAAATTAGAGCAAGTTTCCTGAACATCAAATACCGTTACTTTATTATTGCAATTTTAATTATCTTATAATCCGATTTACCCGAGACGGTCGACTTTGCTTCAACTCTCGCGAGATAAACCCCGGATTGAATATTACCGACATTCCAACTAATTTCTCCGTCCATCCCACCCTGTCCAAATCCCTTCAACTCGGCGACATAATCTCCTGCCAGATCGAAAATTTTTACCGAAATATCCGAATCTTCCGAGACATAGTATCTGATATAAGTCTGACCTGAAACTACAGGATTAGGGTAGTTGTATACGCTCTCCTGTGGCAGATAGGAACCGTAAACAGGAAACCCGTTGCCGATTTTTATCGAATTGGTACCGGCATTATTTCCGGACTTTCCGGAATAAAATACAGTCCCTCCATTAAGATTCAACTCCCATGCAGCAATCAAACCCGATTTCCCGGTTGCCTGTAGAACAATTTTATTATTTGTCGGGGAGAATGTCGGCGTGTAATTCAGTGAATCTCCTATCGTCAAAGGAAAACCACCAATCTGATTACCTGTTTTTCCGTCATACGCATAAATATTGCCCGCGGTTGTAGATGCCAGCAACTCGGGATGACCTGTGCCAATAAAATCAGCAGATACCGGTTTACCGATAAAAATCTCGCCGGCTTTAATTGAAACAGGGAAATTATCAGCCGGAACATTTTCAAGATTTACGGAATTAAGTTCGTTACCTGCGACATAATTGATATATAGATTCCCGTCCCGTTTGGTGTCTGTAACCGAAATCTCTTCAACGGTTTTGGAGGAACGGAGTTTAAATTCTTTCTCCAATACCGGTGTTCCATTATCGTTCTTAAATATTTTGACGATATTACCCGATTCTAAAACTACCAATCTGATTACCCCCGACTGATCTACCATCACTCCATTTTTAAATTCTCCACTCACAAGGAGAGATTTACCCTTGAATACTCCGACATGGTAGATTGTGGAAGGAGCACTCTGAATGAACATCAATGTACCGCCTGATGAAAACAGATCAGTTACAGGTACTGAGTTTGTTGCCGGAATAGCCTCAATCAGGCTGAAAGGAGCTAATGAATACCTGTAGATTACTCCTGTTGAAGTGCCGACTGCTAAAGCCGGGATTTCTGTCGGACCTGAGGTAATTACAGGATCACTCGTTATGTCTGCGCTCGTTGAAAGTGTATCCAGACCAATGGTAACCGGATCAACAACAGCAATCTTAACCTGCTTCCCGGTTACACCTGCAAAATAGTTCTTCGATGAATAGACCGTCTGGGCTACCTGTTTCGACGAAAAACCAAAATCAATTGCTCTGCCCGGACTTAGATCGTTTGGTTGTTCAACAAGCAAATTTCCATAACGGTAAAAATTTCCTATGTCTGTAAGAATTATTTGAGATGGTACCCATCCATTACTTCTCTTCCCGAAGATCACCGGTTTTATTAGTGAATCCCCCAAAGAGATTGTCATTTTCATCCGGCCAAAATTCTGAGAGAAATTTTTCATCGTAATGAGAGAATTGGCCCCGTCATTACTCTTGCTGTCCGGCCTTGAAGTGTTCGAAAAAATATTCTTATAGAGATCAGCTTTATTCTCGAGGAACCAGAAATCATATTCTGTTCCCTCTCCCACAACTTCATCTCCGAAAATTGTACGGAATTTTTCCCCAATATCGTTTACACCGTCAGCCTCAACTACTGCAACTCCCCGTCTCTTTTTGTCGGTATTAACCTTGTTGTCGGCAATTTTTTCAGTGATTACTTTTTCATCAATATGCCAGACCAGAATGCCACTGCCGGGAAGTGCCCAGTCGAATTCATCTACATCAACAAGAACGCCTGTAAGAGAATCTATCGAATAACTGTAAAATCCTGTAGTATCTTTTACGTATGTTTTTGTGATATTCACCGAACCGTCACGAAGTGTCAATGTCACCCCATTTCTTGAAGCATCCCGTTGCCGGTTTTCAATCAAAAAATATTCTGATTCATTTATCCGCAACTTAAGTACAACAGTATCTGAGAGCGTTGCAACATTTTTTGCAGCAATCGTTACATCCTTAAGCGTGCCGGAGAATTCTACCGGTGTAATCCATCCCAGTCTTATCTTCTCCCATGGTGAGGGTTCAGGAGGAAAAGCCCCGTTATACGCAAAGATTGACTGACCGTCCATCAAACCAAATCTTCCAATGGCACTTAGACCGGTGTTTGTGTCGAAAAGATCCGGAAGTCCGAGATAACTGCCAACCGTTGAGACAAGAAGTCCGTTGATGGTTATCTGAAATAAAAATTTAGTGTTGAATGAAGAAACTTCCCTGTTTTGTGTTTGTGGAAGAATTCCGGTATTCTTAATGTTAAATGTTCCGCCACTTACAGGCACACCCTGGAAACTGTTGCCGTAAAATTTCTGTAACGCAGGTAAATTGAAGTAAATTGAGGGTAAATCTCGTTCGTTACCAAGACTTCCGGGAAGGCTAACATCGCGTCCCACACCTGCGTGAAAAATGAAGAAAAGATTGTAATCCTTGAAATTGAATCCCGGATTCGCCTGATCTGCCAGTGTCCAGGTTTCCTGAACAAAATCACCCATAACCTTAAAGTCAGTGGAGTTGATTGGAGGAGAATAATTTCTCATTGTTTTGGAGAGAGTGACACTGTTTGGAAGTACTTCGAAAACAACTGTCTGTTTCCCGTTCGACGCTTTTTGATAATAGTTTTTTACAAACTCAAGGTGGGCAAGGAAGTAATTCCTGTCGTGTGGCAAAGGATCAACTATTTTCTTTCCATAGTCCTGAGAATAGATGGAAGGGAAAGTACCATTTCCGACCGTTGTATTGTCATTGTCGGGTTGAAATTCTGCCATAACAGCAAGAATTTTAATGGTGTCTGTACCTGTCAATTGAGTGTTATTCGAAACTGCCCCTTGCGGGTAAACAGCCGGTTTAATCACCTGACCGTAGGTCAGCGGTACCAATAGAAGTAGAAATATTGAAGTTTTAAGTAGTTTCATTTGCCGGGAATAAAATTTATACAAATTTTAAAGATAAGGGTATCGGGGATTAAGAAAAACAGAAAAGCGAAAAATAGCTCTGTTGTAGAGAAAAAAAATCAAGGGACAGTCACCTGTCCCCTGATCCTGAAAATTAGAGACCTCTTGGTAAACCTTTTACCTGATCAACAAGTCCACCCCATCCTACCAGAATAGTAAAACGAAGTGTATCGCTCAGAGGATGATTTTCGCCATCCTTGAAGACGGATGTGGATATATAACTGAAATCAAATCCATATATATCGTATCTGATACCGGCTCCAAGAGTGATGAATTTTCTGTTTCCGTAATTTGGATCTTCATAAAAGAATCCGGAACGGAGTGCAAAAAGGAAATCACCGGGTGTACCATACCAGTATTCAAGACCCATCGAAGTTACGATATCCGCAAGCTCTTCACCAATTGGTTTATCACCCCAGGCAGTGAAAACAGCTTTGTAGAAATCATCACTTGTTCCATCTGCATACCTTCTGACGAGAAGTTTTGTGAAATCAAGGGTATAGGTCAAACTGTTGTATTCATCAGACAGAATCCTGTATGCAAGACCGAGTCTGAACTGGGTTGGAATTGGATCTGCCTGAGCTCTGTCGATATACGAGATTTTTGGTCCCAAATTACTTAGATTAAGACCAATGGAGAATTTGTTTCCCAAATCGTAGTCAACAAAAGGTAAAACCAGTGAAGTTGGTCTCCACATGAAACCAAGGTCAAAACTTACAGAGGTTGCCGTACCGGTTCCCTGTTCCTGACCTGTGGGCTGATCTGAAAGACGGCTGTGTATTAATCTTAAATTAACACCCAAACCCCAGTCTTTCGATAATTTTGTTGCATAACCAACCGTTGCAGCCATATCGAATGATCTGAAAGTACCGAGAGGATCGGGTGAATCAGGGCCTGTTCTTACGAACTCACCATAATTCATGTATGTAATACTCGCAGTTACACTTCCGTTGATGTCTTCTATATAATTTCTGTAAGTAGCATAATCATAGAAAAGATCGAGTTTGAACTGTGGCAGCCAGTTAGAGTGGGTAAAACTGAATTCCTGACCTGTAAGGAACGCAATTCCTGCAGGATTCCAGAATACAGCCGAAGAGTTGTCCGCAAGACCGGCTCCGGACTCTCCAATACCACCACCTCTTGAATCGGGTGCGATTAAGAGAAATGGTACCGCTGCTTCTCCCTGAGCCAGAACGGATTTACTGAATCCGAAAACTATAAAGAAACCCAGGAATGCGATTTTGAACTTGTTCATTAATTAACCTCCAATGAAAAATAAATTAAAAACTCTATCTTACAATACTCAGTTTACCGAGTACTGTTTTTGTCTCACCACCGTTTGATGGTTTGACAATTAATTTGTAAAGGTAAGTCCCGTTTCCGGCAAGATCACCATCCTGATCACGACCATCCCACTCAATCCGAACAAAACGGTCGTTTACCCATTTTGAATCTATCTCTTTGATTTTACGCCCTGCAACCGTATATATCAGAATTCTGACATCAACTGTTCCGGCAATGTTGTGCTGAAATGTAAAAAATGTGTTGGAAGAGAATGGATTAGGATAATTCATTACATATTCCACTGCTGTCCCGTTCCCGGAGACAACCTTGAACTCTGTCTCTGCAGTCGATGCATTATTAAACACATCCCATCCTTTTATACGGATGTTGTAGATACCCGGTTCCAGACTTACGAATTTATAGTTTACCTTGCCACTTTTACCGCCTGAATTAAGGTCACCGGTAAAATAATTCGTCAAATCGATTGGATTCTCTTCTTTCTCATTCAAAACTGCTTCAAGTTTATGCCCTACTCCCAGACCCGTTGTATTCAAGCCTGTCTCGTCCTTTAAAGAAACAACGAGAGTTGAATTTGGATTCACCAAATACGCATTTTCATACTGAGCATCGTCAAAAGTAATATCAATTACAGGTCCTTTGCCGTCATTTATCACAGACTGATCAACTCCACCTATCGAAACATTATTGGTGAAAGCAATTCCGTCTTTTTCACTGTTAAAAAAGTAAAATACAATTTTACCCTTTTGATTGTCGTATGAAATATCTTTTGGAACAACAAAGTCGGTGTTAAATTTGCCATTCAGAACCGAAACCCTTCCTCGGAAGATCAAACCACCAGGCACTTTCATGCTGACATTCGGTCCAATTTCAGGAAGTGGCAAAGTAGTCTCAGCATCATAAACTGTGAGTAATCCTTCGCCGTTGAAATCACTCCAATTAGTTCCGTCCGCCTTTTTAACTGTTCCGGCTATCTTTATGTTATTCAAAGCTTTAACGGGTATGGTCTGAACAAAAGGATCAATACCGTTTATCGAATCAACCTTTCCTGAGAACTGCGGAAGAGCGAGTCTTAAAGCAGGATCGCAGAATAAATGAAATTTCTGGTCATTCGAACTGGTATATCTCATTTTTGTGGTCAGATAAGCCGTTCCTATTCTTCTTGGCAGATTGTCTGAATCCCGTTGTGTGCTCAAAATCTGCGAATAAAAATCATCATTCAATATCGTATTTTGTTCCGAGAAGACAGGTCTTACCGCTGTAAAAACTCCTATTGCTCCGGCATTCGGAAGAAACAGAAGGTCTTCAGTAGCGCTTTGAGCATCTGTTTTATCGTAGTACCCGAAATCACATGTAGCGGCTGTCAAGAAGAAGTATCTGCTGTTCTTTAGTTGAGGAATTGTCGAGCTTTTCACGAATACCTGTTCATGTGCCCAAAGTTCAGGACTTCCATGGCCGATATAATTGAGAAGTACCGATCCCTCATTTATCGAATTGATAATTGCGGCGTTCACTTCGGGCTTCCTTCTGCCAAGGCTCGTTTGAACTGTTGGATAATTGATCAGATATATTTTTTTCTGATCATATTCCCTCGGTATTACTGTCTGCGAAAGTCTCTCCGACTGTTCCGTATTCCTTGCCAGATCGATCCCCTGCGATGTAAGATTGTCATCAGCCACTAAGGTAATGAGATTCTTCCATGCATTTTTGTCGGTGGTTTTCTCATAGGCTATGAGTTTGTTGAGGTAATCATTCGCCTGTTTCTGACTTTGAATGGCTATTCTTCCGATCGCAATATCAACTTTTCTGTCGGTCCCTGATACGCATGCAAAAAAATCATCAGTTGGATATGCCTCGATCTCCTGTAAAAATTCACGGGTCTGATAAGTCAGGACAAAGTTTTTGTTTTTACCTTCAATGTTTTTGAAGTCATAATCCCCGTCTCCCCAAAGAAAAACATAATCGGGAGTGATTTGCCAATTGTCATATGCGTATTTTATGAAATCTCTTAGTGCGCTCGGATCCAGACTGCCACCGTTGAACTCGTTCATGATCTCTTCCACAAAAAATATTTTTACGGAAAGAGGGTCATTTGTATTTGATTCTCTGTGCTGCTTGTATCGATTTGCAGATTCCTGGAAATCCTTGCTTGTCACGAGAATCAGTTTTGCACCTGAAAGATCACCCCTGATATTCTGATTTGCCACTTCCACGGTATTTACAGGTGTTTTATACTGGTTTCCACAGAAAGCGTAATATCTGCTGACGAAATTTGGCTTTTCGTAAACTCTGAAACGATACTCACTCCCGCTTTGCATTACCGGGTTTGTAACCAGCTTTACAGCCGAGTGATCGGTAATATCATAAACCTTGATATCGGTATTCGAGAAATTGTTCAGTCTGTACTCGTACAATGAATCAGGACCCGTCGTTCCTGATACTTTCGGAGAATAAAACAATAATATATCGTTATAGGCTTTTAGATATCTTGTATATGTAATCTCATAAAAATCGAGATAACCGTAGGAAGTGCTGTTCAGAGCACCAAAAGTAAATCTTAGCACACTTCTTTCGTCGGGATAAGTCCCAAAATGTGTGACACTTCTGCTGCTGTCCATCCTGCCGTAAGAATACGGGTCAGAGCCAATTCCCGTCATACTGCTCTGTCTTACAAGGTTTCCGTTCTCCTCAATTGTCAAACTTATTCTGTCTGTTGATCTGTTCACAAACCAGTAACGGTAATATGAAGGAGTGCCGGGTACGATACCCTCAACCTTTTTCTGATAAACCCGGGATTTAACAGACTGCGAAAACTCATCGCCAACGAAGTATCTGCCGCTCTGTCCGATATTTATTTTATCTTCATCCCAAAATTCATAGGCATTGGAGGTTTCGACCACAGTTGGATTCGGATCGGTCACTGCTGTTTTGGTACCTGTTCTTTTGCCGTTGGCTCCACCGGATGTTATCCAGAAGTAGTTTTTGGCTGAATAGGAATGCTGGTTTCTCATCATCTGTCTGCCAAGGGTATCATAATACCAGAATGCGGTGCCCCGTCCGTAAAAAATGATGTTGT
This genomic window from Ignavibacteria bacterium contains:
- a CDS encoding T9SS type A sorting domain-containing protein — protein: MKLLKTSIFLLLLVPLTYGQVIKPAVYPQGAVSNNTQLTGTDTIKILAVMAEFQPDNDNTTVGNGTFPSIYSQDYGKKIVDPLPHDRNYFLAHLEFVKNYYQKASNGKQTVVFEVLPNSVTLSKTMRNYSPPINSTDFKVMGDFVQETWTLADQANPGFNFKDYNLFFIFHAGVGRDVSLPGSLGNERDLPSIYFNLPALQKFYGNSFQGVPVSGGTFNIKNTGILPQTQNREVSSFNTKFLFQITINGLLVSTVGSYLGLPDLFDTNTGLSAIGRFGLMDGQSIFAYNGAFPPEPSPWEKIRLGWITPVEFSGTLKDVTIAAKNVATLSDTVVLKLRINESEYFLIENRQRDASRNGVTLTLRDGSVNITKTYVKDTTGFYSYSIDSLTGVLVDVDEFDWALPGSGILVWHIDEKVITEKIADNKVNTDKKRRGVAVVEADGVNDIGEKFRTIFGDEVVGEGTEYDFWFLENKADLYKNIFSNTSRPDSKSNDGANSLITMKNFSQNFGRMKMTISLGDSLIKPVIFGKRSNGWVPSQIILTDIGNFYRYGNLLVEQPNDLSPGRAIDFGFSSKQVAQTVYSSKNYFAGVTGKQVKIAVVDPVTIGLDTLSTSADITSDPVITSGPTEIPALAVGTSTGVIYRYSLAPFSLIEAIPATNSVPVTDLFSSGGTLMFIQSAPSTIYHVGVFKGKSLLVSGEFKNGVMVDQSGVIRLVVLESGNIVKIFKNDNGTPVLEKEFKLRSSKTVEEISVTDTKRDGNLYINYVAGNELNSVNLENVPADNFPVSIKAGEIFIGKPVSADFIGTGHPELLASTTAGNIYAYDGKTGNQIGGFPLTIGDSLNYTPTFSPTNNKIVLQATGKSGLIAAWELNLNGGTVFYSGKSGNNAGTNSIKIGNGFPVYGSYLPQESVYNYPNPVVSGQTYIRYYVSEDSDISVKIFDLAGDYVAELKGFGQGGMDGEISWNVGNIQSGVYLARVEAKSTVSGKSDYKIIKIAIIK
- a CDS encoding PorV/PorQ family protein; translation: MNKFKIAFLGFFIVFGFSKSVLAQGEAAVPFLLIAPDSRGGGIGESGAGLADNSSAVFWNPAGIAFLTGQEFSFTHSNWLPQFKLDLFYDYATYRNYIEDINGSVTASITYMNYGEFVRTGPDSPDPLGTFRSFDMAATVGYATKLSKDWGLGVNLRLIHSRLSDQPTGQEQGTGTATSVSFDLGFMWRPTSLVLPFVDYDLGNKFSIGLNLSNLGPKISYIDRAQADPIPTQFRLGLAYRILSDEYNSLTYTLDFTKLLVRRYADGTSDDFYKAVFTAWGDKPIGEELADIVTSMGLEYWYGTPGDFLFALRSGFFYEDPNYGNRKFITLGAGIRYDIYGFDFSYISTSVFKDGENHPLSDTLRFTILVGWGGLVDQVKGLPRGL
- the porU gene encoding type IX secretion system sortase PorU, yielding MLKKISLSIVALFLTVFPQSDLRLVQSSPSSCIIEFIPDFTDTSVHLYGERLYREINFRGAGVLPNLKAGMPNMKSRVISLGIPFENGVTAEIISATFKYFDGELPPVAEISFNEDRNPVYTYVSRPGSTDLSENIIFGESGIIRGLNVQDIHIVPAIQEYGKIKVVTRIQVKFSFGGSSISSNVEDDLLRDMIINYDVAKRWITKAKPALKKGAGAGSTVLSSGKWVRFEAPEEGFYRITYDQLRNYGVDPATVNPKTIKIYNNGGYVLSENILMPRPEDLQEIAITVSGEDDGRFDPADNIIFYGRGTAFWYYDTLGRQMMRNQHSYSAKNYFWITSGGANGKRTGTKTAVTDPNPTVVETSNAYEFWDEDKINIGQSGRYFVGDEFSQSVKSRVYQKKVEGIVPGTPSYYRYWFVNRSTDRISLTIEENGNLVRQSSMTGIGSDPYSYGRMDSSRSVTHFGTYPDERSVLRFTFGALNSTSYGYLDFYEITYTRYLKAYNDILLFYSPKVSGTTGPDSLYEYRLNNFSNTDIKVYDITDHSAVKLVTNPVMQSGSEYRFRVYEKPNFVSRYYAFCGNQYKTPVNTVEVANQNIRGDLSGAKLILVTSKDFQESANRYKQHRESNTNDPLSVKIFFVEEIMNEFNGGSLDPSALRDFIKYAYDNWQITPDYVFLWGDGDYDFKNIEGKNKNFVLTYQTREFLQEIEAYPTDDFFACVSGTDRKVDIAIGRIAIQSQKQANDYLNKLIAYEKTTDKNAWKNLITLVADDNLTSQGIDLARNTEQSERLSQTVIPREYDQKKIYLINYPTVQTSLGRRKPEVNAAIINSINEGSVLLNYIGHGSPELWAHEQVFVKSSTIPQLKNSRYFFLTAATCDFGYYDKTDAQSATEDLLFLPNAGAIGVFTAVRPVFSEQNTILNDDFYSQILSTQRDSDNLPRRIGTAYLTTKMRYTSSNDQKFHLFCDPALRLALPQFSGKVDSINGIDPFVQTIPVKALNNIKIAGTVKKADGTNWSDFNGEGLLTVYDAETTLPLPEIGPNVSMKVPGGLIFRGRVSVLNGKFNTDFVVPKDISYDNQKGKIVFYFFNSEKDGIAFTNNVSIGGVDQSVINDGKGPVIDITFDDAQYENAYLVNPNSTLVVSLKDETGLNTTGLGVGHKLEAVLNEKEENPIDLTNYFTGDLNSGGKSGKVNYKFVSLEPGIYNIRIKGWDVFNNASTAETEFKVVSGNGTAVEYVMNYPNPFSSNTFFTFQHNIAGTVDVRILIYTVAGRKIKEIDSKWVNDRFVRIEWDGRDQDGDLAGNGTYLYKLIVKPSNGGETKTVLGKLSIVR